The following is a genomic window from Malus sylvestris chromosome 12, drMalSylv7.2, whole genome shotgun sequence.
GTGGAAAAGTAGTTTATGCAGACAATTCTACTCATCGATGGTGCGCCATCCCTTTGGATGACGAGAACCAGTTTCCATCTTTTGTTAATCTTGAGCCCGTTGCCTTGGAGTCTGCTGAGCAGACAATTGGAAAAAATCGTGTAGCTCTGATCAATACTAGTCTAAATAATGGTTAGAACTTCAATATTACTTTTAGTGCGTTTATCTTATAAGTTTTTACTTGGGTTATGGATTTGTTTGGCTGATACTTTGACAGAAGGCAGTGAGGTGAAATGGAACTTGCCAAGGAGCCCTTGGGAATCTATAACAGAAAATGTGCTGGAAGACTTACTTTCGGCATTTAAAGACATGAGGAATGAAATGAAGTCTGCGAAGTCCAAAGAAGAATATCCAACTTTGGTTGCCAAAGTGGGGAAAGTACTCTTTCACAGGTTAGATTTCCTCCTTACCTGATCCATTGGTTAGCTTTCGAGCCTTTTGTGCCATTCATTAATTTGATTGTGTCATGCTAATATTTATCAATTTGTTCTTTTAGCTGCCTCAGAATACTGGTTAAAGTAGAAGAAAGGAATAGTCTATAGTCTATACTATGATAAAAGGTCATATTTTGGCATTTTAGCTTAAGAAGATACGGTGCCAAGTTGGACGGTGAAGTAGGATTATAAAATTCTGCCCTTGTTTTTCGATACTTGATACAGTTATATTTCGGTATTGATGCTTAATCACTGTCAATCATCCCATATTTCGCATAAGTTTTGTAACAACGGAAAAGAATGTTGCACTACTCCTTTGTTGTACATGAGCAGATGAAAGACACTTTTTGTTGAAATCTTCGTAACAGGAGCCCTTCAGTTAACATGGAATATAtcagaaaaaaaattgtctacTGAAACCTTGAAACAATGGAGGAAATCATTTTACACAAACATCCCTGTTTCATATAAGGAAAAGATTGTAAAGGGAGTAGTCCCAAAAGTTGGAGTTGATTTCAAAGAGGAGAAAGATACATGGCTGTTGTGCCATTCATTTAGTTGATTGTTTCATGCGATTATCCTTTTTAcctttatgtttttcttttatccGCCTCAGAATACTGGTTGAAGTAGAACAAAATAATAATCTATACTATGATAAAAGTTTACATTTGGCATTTTAGCTTAGAAGGTAGGATGCAATATTATTTTGGTATGGATGCTTAATTACCGTCAATCATCtcatatttcatataatttgtaCACGAATAGATGTATAACAATTTTTGTCTTTGAATCAGGAGCCCTTCAGTTAACGGGGCATCCATCAGAAAAGAATTGTGCACTGAAATCTTGAAACAATGGCGGCGATCATTTTACACAAACACTCCTGTTTCATATAAGGAAAGGATTGTCAACGAAGTTGTCCCAAAAATTGGAGTTGATTTCAAAGATGAAGAAGATATATACGAAGTACAGGTATTTCTGTTAGACACGTCAACTTTCTGAGTTCTGAGTTCATGTTTTCCACAATTCTGACTGTAGCTATCGAATTGctcatttattttcttcttgtatAGTTGTCTGATTCTACGAAGCCAGATTTACCTTTCTCCTGCAAATGTCGGGTAATGGAAGAACATGGAAAGCTACAACCCTGCAAGGCAAGTTTTCCAATTCATTCTAACTAAATTTGATGAAACCATATATGTTGCATCAATATCACGATTGAGTTGCCACGATATCGATTAGATAATTGAGATGTAACATATTATGCTGGAAAATATGAGTGTTGTATAAGAAAACTAAATGTTCAACCGCTGAATGTGATTAAGCTCTCCAATTTTTGGAATAATTTACGAGGAGCCTTTCCAGATCATTAATATCCTGAGACTTACATCGAAATGGcaactttcttaattttccctGTTGTTTGGCGAGGTTTGTATCCTGAGCATCGGCTGAGACTTACATCGAAATGTCAACTTTCTTTCAGATCAAATTCAGTCCAGTGCGTAACATGGTAATGGACATTTCATGCACTACTAAGAATCTGGACCTGAGGTTAATGCTATGCACGAAGAAACTCGTAGCTGATCTGACTGTAAGCTGCTTCACCCAGTCCTTTAGAAATTTACAGTTCTATTCCTTGTTTCAGCAAAGATATTAATTATGACCTATATTTATCCTCAAGCCACAATCAAAACAAAGAATAGAACCTTTTGTAGATATATAACGGGACGATCATGTGGTTTAACCATACTGGATCCCTGGCTGAACTAATGCTTCTTGGAATGAAGGTTCGTGATCATATTAACTGTTGCTATTTCAGGATGATGAGATGCAAAGCATTACGGATCTGATTAATTCTGCAATTCTAGATCCAAATGTGAAGGGTGGATTGAGATGGCCCCTGGGGAAGGAGTCTTCTGGAGATAGATACAGAGTTGTTACGGTTTGGCACGTAATAGCTAATACGTATAGAAATTCATCACTGACTCTGAAAGTGAAACACGCTGATCGATTTGATTTTAGAACCTTAACTGGAGAAGCTTCTTGGTGGACAAGTCTGGTGCTGGAAAACGTCGTGTCAAAGTTACAGGTAAACACTGCCTTTTCTCCGGGACAATTTCTTTTAGTTCATGTGCTGAAATAAAAGATTTGTTTGAGAAGGTTTATCATGTGCTGAAATctccttttctttcaattttcagGAAGAGAAAGTCGAAGCCAGCACAATTTCTGAGATACTCAAGGAAGATATGCAGTTGATATGGGAAAACTTCTTGAGCTGTGTGTAAACTATACTGTAATAGCAGGAGAATATGCagtacgagagagagagagagaaggagagagagagagagagatttagagagagagatttagagAGTGAAATTGATACTTTCATATGTAATATTTTCTGTTACTTCAATCTTACAATATCAAGACTATATACTATATGAAACTGCCTAAGTCACAATATAACTAACTCTAACAGCCTTCCTAATCTTTTGACAAGTGTCTTCATATTCTACCATTGGATTACTATCcttaacatcccccctcaagctCAGGAGAGGTGGAATCTAAACTGAGATTGCGACAATGAGTCTGAAAAAAGAGGAGCAGATAACCCCTTGGTCAGAATGTCTGCATATTGCTCATTGGAGGACACAAACTGAACAAGCAACTGCTTCTTTGCAACTCGTTCGCGAACAAAATGAATATCAACCTCAATGTGCTTTGTGCGTTGATGTAGAACCGGATTTGAGGTTAATGCGATGGCTGACATATTGTCACAATACAAAACTGGTGAAGTAGGAATAACAAGATGCACAAAGGTCAGTAATTGCTTAATCCAATCCAGTTCAGCTGCTGTAGCAGCAAGTGCACGATACTCGGCCTCAGTTGATGACCGGGAGACTGTTTGTTGCTTCTTAGAGGACCACGAAATCGGATTAGAACCCAAAAAGACCACAAAACCAGCAGTAGATCGTCGATCATTAGGGTCTccggcccaatcagcatcagaaaATGCTCTGACAGTGTCTGAATTAACTTCCAATCCTCCTCGAACATACCTAATACCCAAAGAGACAGTACCTTTGAGATATCTTAGTATCCTCTTGACTGCACTAAAATGAGATTCCATAGGAGTTTGCATGAACTGGCATACTTGGTGCACGGCAAAGGCGATATCTGGCCGAGTAAATGTTAGATACTGCAAAGCACCAACCACACTGCGATAAAGCGCTGGATTGTTATAAGGCTTCCCATCATCAAGAACTAAACGGTTATAGGGCAGACAAGGGGTTGAACACGGCTTGGAATCAAGCATTTCAGTCTTTATGAGGAGATCCTTAACATACTTAGCCTGTGATAGAACCAAACCATCTTTCTGGGAAAGAACCTGAATTCCCAAAAAGAAATGCAGGGGACCTAAATCTTTTATATTAAACTCCTTTGTCAAAGCAACAATCACATCATTGATCAAACTGGGATCATTACCAGTGATGatgatgtcatccacataaagaAGCAATATCACAACATTAGAACCAAAGTGTTTCACAAATAAGGATGGATCTGCAGGAGTTGTTGTAAAACCAAGTGAGGGGAGAAAGCTTGTAAACCTGTCATTCCAGGCTCTAGGGGCCTGTTTTAAACCATATAAAGACTTGTGCAGTTTGCAAACAAAGTCAGAATGATGAGGATCACCAAAACCTGAAGGTTGGGACATGTACACCTCTTCCTGCAATACTCCATGCAGAAATGCATTCTTAACATCAAGTTGTCTCAAAGTCCACGCAAAATGAGCTGCCATAGCCAACACAAGCCTCACAGTTGTTGGCTTAACAACCGGACTGAAGGTTTCCCCATAATCAATGCCTTCCTCTTGATTGAATCCTTTAGCCACCAATCGAGCTCCCTATAGACTCATCATCATTCCTTTTAATTTTaaacacccatttacaaccaacaAGGTTTTTTTGTGCAGGAAGAGGGACTAAACTCCATGTAGACTGAGTATGAAGGGCATCTAATTCTTCTTTCATGGCATCAACCCAAACCTTACACTTCAATGCCGACTTGTATGTTGCAGGTTCAATAAGAGAGAGATCCACATTCCCATTGTCCTGAACTGTAGTAAGAAATGCCTTCTTTTTGAAAATACCATTCTTGGATCTAGTTTGCATTGGATGCAAATTGAATGGAGGAACAGATAACACTGCTTGAATACTGTCAGGTTGAAACTCAGAAACCACAGATTTCTCAATTGGAACCGCAGGAGCCACAGGGACAAGTGGAGAGAAAGATTGGTCACTTGCATTGATGGATTGGTGGATGGATGGGTGGAGAGTAGAATCACTGGACAATGGTGATGGTGTAATAGGAGGTGAGACAAGCACATTATGAAGATTAGGTACTGATGGGTGGATACTTGGTTGGAACCCTGGCGATGTATGGAGACATGGTGTATGTGTTGATGCAAAAACTGAATAGGgaaattcaaattcatcaaacaaaacatgCCTGGAAATATAAACTTTCTTTTTATTAACTTCATAACAAATATAGCCCTTGTACTTTGATGCATATCCCAGAAAAATGCACTTAATTGTTCTAGGTTGTAACTTTGTGGTGGTTAAAGGTCGTAAGAGTGGATAACAAGAGCAACCAAAGACTTTAAGGTGACTGACATCAGGGACAGAACCATATAACATTTCAAATGGTGATTTCTGATTCAGTGTTTGAGATGGCATTCGATTAATAAGATAGACTGATGTTTGACTGGCATAAGACCAAAATGGTGCAGGTAGGTGAGATGTTTGAAGTAAGGTAATTGTAGTTTCAATAATGTGACGATGTTTCCTCTCGGCCAACCCATTTTGTTCTGGTGTGTATGGACAAGATAAATGGTGACTAATGCCTTTGGCAGCAAGAAAAGTTTTTAACTGGTGCCCTATATACTCACCCCCTCCATCACTCTGAAGTGTTTTAATAGACACTGAGAAATGAGTAAGTACAAACTGATACAAGGTAAGAAATGTAGGACAAACATCAGCTTTATTGACAAGAGgaaaaatccaacaaaatcGAGTACATTGATCTATGAAGGTAACATAGTACTTAAAACCTTCTATAGACAGACATGGAGCaggaccccatacatcactGTGTACAATATCAAAAGGTTGGACATATTTGGATGTGACTGAATCAAAAGGAAGCTTACTaattgacacgccccgaccccgatattccccgaatatcaggataggcacgtgctggccgacacctgaggtgacgaaagccatttattgaagtACAA
Proteins encoded in this region:
- the LOC126593981 gene encoding uncharacterized protein LOC126593981 isoform X2, whose product is MAYVPPHRRHSKESERPLPTPELLAPQFKKNSNDKQYNKSNVGWSGKVVYADNSTHRWCAIPLDDENQFPSFVNLEPVALESAEQTIGKNRVALINTSLNNGSEVKWNLPRSPWESITENVLEDLLSAFKDMRNEMKSAKSKEEYPTLVAKVGKVLFHRSPSVNGASIRKELCTEILKQWRRSFYTNTPVSYKERIVNEVVPKIGVDFKDEEDIYEVQLSDSTKPDLPFSCKCRVMEEHGKLQPCKIKFSPVRNMVMDISCTTKNLDLRLMLCTKKLVADLTDDEMQSITDLINSAILDPNVKGGLRWPLGKESSGDRYRVVTVWHVIANTYRNSSLTLKVKHADRFDFRTLTGEASWWTSLVLENVVSKLQEEKVEASTISEILKEDMQLIWENFLSCEPFLT
- the LOC126593981 gene encoding uncharacterized protein LOC126593981 isoform X1, producing MAYVPPHRRHSKESERPLPTPELLAPQFKKNSNDKQYNKSNVGWSGKVVYADNSTHRWCAIPLDDENQFPSFVNLEPVALESAEQTIGKNRVALINTSLNNEGSEVKWNLPRSPWESITENVLEDLLSAFKDMRNEMKSAKSKEEYPTLVAKVGKVLFHRSPSVNGASIRKELCTEILKQWRRSFYTNTPVSYKERIVNEVVPKIGVDFKDEEDIYEVQLSDSTKPDLPFSCKCRVMEEHGKLQPCKIKFSPVRNMVMDISCTTKNLDLRLMLCTKKLVADLTDDEMQSITDLINSAILDPNVKGGLRWPLGKESSGDRYRVVTVWHVIANTYRNSSLTLKVKHADRFDFRTLTGEASWWTSLVLENVVSKLQEEKVEASTISEILKEDMQLIWENFLSCEPFLT